A stretch of Gemmatimonas aurantiaca T-27 DNA encodes these proteins:
- a CDS encoding metallophosphoesterase family protein, protein MRIGLLSDTHDRVPAVRALLEQMVQGGVSLVMHAGDYCSPFVLQPFQDLSLPLLGVFGRNDGDRDALVAAANSGFGAAELFESPHSFDLGGKSVLLIHDLADVHQRSIDGHEVIVHGFTHVPEMKSRGDSLLVSPGEACGWLHGAPTGAILDLDTKAVEFLKLTGPEWKF, encoded by the coding sequence ATGCGTATCGGCCTGTTGTCGGATACCCACGATCGTGTGCCGGCCGTTCGCGCGTTGTTGGAGCAGATGGTGCAGGGAGGTGTCTCGCTGGTCATGCACGCTGGCGACTACTGCTCCCCGTTTGTGCTGCAACCGTTCCAGGACCTGTCGCTGCCGTTGCTTGGCGTATTCGGCCGCAATGATGGTGATCGCGACGCGCTCGTCGCGGCCGCGAACTCCGGCTTTGGTGCCGCCGAATTGTTCGAGTCCCCCCACTCGTTCGACCTGGGCGGCAAGTCGGTGCTGCTCATTCACGATCTCGCCGATGTGCATCAGCGTTCCATCGATGGACATGAGGTGATCGTGCACGGCTTCACCCACGTGCCGGAAATGAAGTCGCGTGGTGATTCACTGTTGGTCAGCCCGGGCGAAGCCTGTGGCTGGCTGCATGGGGCGCCGACGGGCGCCATCCTCGATCTCGATACCAAGGCCGTCGAGTTCCTCAAGCTCACCGGTCCGGAGTGGAAGTTCTGA
- the proS gene encoding proline--tRNA ligase: MSDDKKLTTRADNFSDWYNELVLRSELADYSPVRGCMVIRPWGYGIWERMQRALDDMFKATGHVNAYFPLFIPESFLSKEAEHVEGFAPECAVVTMGGGKQLEERLVVRPTSETIIYSMFAKWVQSYRDLPLLYNQWANVVRWEMRTRLFLRTMEFLWQEGHTAHATHDEAEEETRRMLGVYRTFMEEYMAMPVITGQKTDAEKFAGALRTYCTEAMMQDNKALQAGTSHNLGQNFAKAFDLTFQNEAGQQDHAWNTSWGVSTRMIGGLVMTHSDDAGLRLPPRLAPTQMVIVPIWKTDEERAATIEAAKRIAEDLGSFKRPDHERIRVHVDERVGIKPGAKYYHWELRGVPLRMEIGPRDLASSSGMLVRRDTREKRSIAFDVLRTELPVILDTIQADMLAAARERLEANSHRGDITYDRFKEIMDGPGGFVYAGWNGDPAVEQRVKEETKATIRCIPDAEFRSPNAPTTCMVTGEPAKYEVIWARSY; the protein is encoded by the coding sequence ATGAGCGACGACAAGAAGCTGACCACCCGCGCTGACAACTTCAGCGACTGGTACAACGAACTGGTACTGCGTTCCGAACTGGCCGACTACTCGCCAGTGCGCGGCTGCATGGTGATCCGTCCGTGGGGCTATGGCATCTGGGAGCGCATGCAGCGCGCGCTCGATGACATGTTCAAGGCCACCGGCCACGTGAACGCGTACTTCCCGTTGTTCATCCCGGAGAGCTTCCTGTCGAAGGAAGCCGAGCACGTGGAGGGCTTTGCGCCCGAGTGCGCGGTGGTGACGATGGGTGGTGGCAAGCAGCTCGAAGAACGACTCGTGGTGCGCCCCACCTCGGAAACGATCATCTACTCGATGTTCGCCAAGTGGGTGCAGAGCTATCGCGACCTGCCGTTGCTGTACAACCAGTGGGCCAACGTGGTGCGCTGGGAAATGCGCACGCGGTTGTTCCTGCGCACGATGGAATTCCTCTGGCAGGAAGGCCACACGGCCCATGCCACGCACGACGAGGCCGAAGAAGAGACACGTCGCATGCTGGGCGTGTATCGCACGTTCATGGAAGAGTACATGGCCATGCCCGTGATCACCGGCCAGAAGACGGACGCCGAGAAGTTTGCCGGCGCGCTGCGCACGTACTGCACCGAAGCCATGATGCAGGACAACAAGGCGTTGCAGGCGGGCACGTCACACAACCTCGGCCAAAATTTCGCCAAGGCGTTCGACCTGACGTTCCAGAACGAAGCAGGGCAGCAGGATCACGCGTGGAACACGAGCTGGGGCGTGTCCACACGCATGATCGGCGGCCTGGTGATGACGCACAGCGACGATGCGGGCTTGCGCCTGCCGCCGCGCCTTGCGCCCACACAGATGGTCATCGTGCCCATCTGGAAGACGGATGAAGAGCGCGCCGCGACCATCGAAGCCGCCAAGCGCATCGCCGAAGACCTGGGCAGCTTCAAGCGCCCCGATCACGAGCGCATTCGTGTGCATGTGGACGAGCGCGTCGGCATCAAGCCGGGCGCCAAGTACTATCACTGGGAACTGCGCGGTGTGCCCCTGCGCATGGAGATCGGCCCGCGTGATCTGGCGTCGTCGAGCGGCATGCTCGTGCGCCGCGACACGCGTGAGAAGCGCTCCATCGCGTTCGATGTGCTGCGTACCGAACTGCCGGTCATTCTCGACACCATCCAGGCGGACATGCTGGCTGCGGCACGTGAGCGCCTCGAAGCCAACAGCCACCGTGGTGACATCACCTATGATCGATTCAAGGAGATCATGGACGGCCCCGGTGGATTCGTGTACGCGGGCTGGAACGGTGACCCGGCCGTGGAGCAGCGGGTGAAGGAAGAGACGAAGGCGACGATCCGCTGTATTCCGGATGCGGAGTTCCGCTCGCCGAACGCGCCGACGACGTGCATGGTGACGGGTGAACCCGCCAAGTACGAAGTCATCTGGGCGCGTTCGTACTGA
- a CDS encoding bifunctional folylpolyglutamate synthase/dihydrofolate synthase: MTEAPQAMDSAYHEALERLFARTGGAWRLGLERVAELLSRLGDPHRRYPVFHIAGTNGKGSTVATLDALLRGAGRKVGRYTSPHLVDFAERVVVNGEPMSHAAITEWLVTHEPLLTELGATFFEATTAMALSHFANEAVDVAIIEVGLGGRLDATNIVEPIAAAVTQIGFDHLEFLGDTLEAIAGEKAGIFKPGAAAVVGDTRPAIRDMLQARAEGVGSGPVLVTGRDWQVDDIVVDAQGTSFTLAVADGAGHHTRRLTTPLVGQFQAHNASVALALLRSAGGPWAEIERNASRYLADVRIAGRFHRSPPWLFDVAHNPDGAATVVANLLAVGVPHPLTAVVCVLRDKDWRGILQAVSRAAERILVTMAPTAPANRTWNLDDVMAWAEAEGLPVQRYDDFDRALSEAQVGAATVLVTGSFHTVGDAMERLQVDPLAR, translated from the coding sequence GTGACCGAGGCGCCACAGGCGATGGACTCGGCGTATCACGAAGCGCTTGAACGGCTCTTTGCCCGGACCGGTGGTGCCTGGCGCCTCGGCCTGGAGCGGGTGGCCGAGCTGCTGTCGCGGCTGGGCGATCCGCATCGACGCTACCCCGTGTTCCACATTGCCGGCACGAATGGCAAGGGCAGCACGGTAGCGACCCTCGACGCGCTGCTGCGTGGCGCGGGTCGCAAAGTGGGGCGATACACGTCGCCCCATCTGGTCGATTTTGCGGAACGGGTGGTGGTGAATGGCGAGCCGATGTCGCATGCCGCCATCACCGAATGGCTCGTCACCCACGAGCCGCTACTGACCGAGCTCGGCGCGACCTTCTTCGAAGCCACGACGGCGATGGCCCTGTCGCACTTCGCGAACGAGGCCGTCGATGTGGCCATCATCGAGGTAGGCCTTGGCGGGCGTCTCGACGCCACGAATATCGTGGAGCCGATTGCCGCGGCGGTCACGCAGATCGGCTTCGATCACCTCGAGTTTCTGGGGGACACCCTGGAAGCGATTGCCGGGGAAAAGGCCGGGATCTTCAAGCCCGGTGCGGCGGCGGTGGTGGGAGACACCCGTCCAGCCATTCGGGACATGCTGCAGGCCCGCGCCGAGGGGGTGGGGAGCGGACCGGTGTTGGTAACGGGCCGGGACTGGCAGGTGGACGACATCGTGGTCGACGCACAGGGCACATCGTTTACCCTCGCCGTGGCGGATGGCGCCGGCCACCACACCCGTCGCCTGACGACGCCGCTGGTGGGGCAGTTCCAGGCGCACAATGCGTCCGTGGCGCTGGCCCTGCTGCGCAGCGCCGGCGGCCCTTGGGCGGAAATCGAGCGGAATGCCAGCCGCTATCTGGCCGACGTACGGATCGCCGGGCGATTTCACCGTTCACCACCGTGGCTGTTCGACGTGGCGCACAATCCGGACGGCGCAGCGACGGTCGTGGCCAATCTGCTCGCCGTGGGTGTGCCACATCCGCTCACGGCCGTGGTGTGCGTGCTGCGCGACAAGGACTGGCGCGGCATCCTGCAGGCCGTGTCCCGAGCCGCCGAACGCATCCTGGTGACCATGGCTCCCACGGCACCGGCCAACCGAACGTGGAATCTCGACGACGTCATGGCATGGGCCGAAGCCGAAGGGCTGCCGGTCCAGCGCTACGACGATTTCGACCGGGCGCTGTCGGAGGCGCAGGTGGGGGCGGCGACCGTGCTGGTGACCGGCTCCTTTCACACTGTCGGCGACGCGATGGAGCGGTTGCAGGTCGATCCGCTGGCTCGGTAG
- a CDS encoding ribonucleoside-diphosphate reductase subunit alpha, which translates to MAISHGVSETRFGAYSAGNGSRPADLTFQVIRRNRTLSPFDPSKIAVAMTKAFVAVEGSSAATSARVRDIVERRCVSVVEALTRHADAQRALHIEEIQDQVELALMRGGHHKVARAYVLYREERARLRRESGAEETTPGVATSTVRFRTATGELRTIDQGHLGLVIDDACDGLDGVSAVSVLDETLRNIYDGITADELSLAPILAARTLVETEPNYAYVSARLLLERLRAEVLSGIHGQEVEARPADMTRHYVDYFPLFVARGIDTGLLDPELARFDLHRLASALRPERDLAFRYLGLQTLYDRYLLHNDGVRLELPQTFFMRVAMGLALREVDREARAIEFYELLSSFDFMCSTPTLFNSGTPRAQLSSCFLTTVPDDLDGIFKSVKDNALLAKYSGGLGNDWSRVRGLGSYIRGTNGRSQGVVPFLKVANDTAVAVNQGGKRKGAVCAYLETWHIDIEDFLDLRKNTGDDRRRTHDMNTANWIPDLFMQRVEEDGDWTLFSPDEVPDLHDLYGRAFAERYVQHEIRAERGEVTVHKRVKAVDLWRRMLTMLFETGHPWITFKDPCNLRSPQQHTGVIHSSNLCTEITLNTSDSEVAVCNLGSVNLANHISGGGIDRARLANTVRTAVRMLDNVIDINFYTIPEARRSNLRHRPVGLGIMGFQDALHMLRVPYASEAAIRFADESMEFLSYEAIAASSDLAVERGSYGSFNGSLWQRGILPIDSLALLDASREGRLECDRSSRLDWSSLRERVQTQGIRNSNLLAIAPTATISNICGVSQSIEPSYRNLFVKSNMSGEFTEVNEYLVQDLKSRGLWDEVMVGDLKYFDGSLGPIDRVPEDLKQLYMTAFEVDCAWLIEAAARRQKWIDQAQSLNLYVARPNGRQLDTLYRLAWRRGLKTTYYLRSQAATHVEKSTLTRTDGKLNAVAVAAAQTVSAIEAVTAPACSIDNPDCEACQ; encoded by the coding sequence ATGGCAATCTCGCACGGTGTCAGTGAGACGCGTTTCGGCGCGTATTCCGCGGGCAATGGGTCCCGTCCTGCCGACCTGACCTTCCAGGTCATCCGCCGCAACCGCACCCTGTCGCCCTTCGATCCATCGAAGATCGCGGTGGCCATGACCAAGGCCTTCGTGGCCGTTGAAGGGTCCAGCGCCGCAACCTCGGCGCGTGTGCGCGACATTGTCGAACGACGGTGTGTCAGCGTGGTGGAGGCACTGACCCGCCATGCCGATGCGCAGCGCGCCTTGCACATCGAAGAGATCCAGGACCAGGTCGAACTGGCCCTGATGCGCGGTGGTCACCACAAGGTGGCTCGCGCCTACGTGCTCTATCGCGAAGAACGCGCTCGGCTGCGGCGTGAGTCCGGCGCGGAAGAAACCACACCCGGCGTTGCCACGAGCACGGTGCGGTTCCGCACGGCCACCGGCGAACTGCGCACCATCGACCAGGGCCACCTCGGTCTCGTCATCGACGATGCGTGTGATGGCCTCGACGGTGTGTCTGCCGTGTCGGTGCTCGACGAGACGCTGCGCAACATCTACGACGGCATCACGGCCGACGAGCTGTCGCTGGCGCCCATTCTGGCTGCCCGCACGCTCGTGGAGACAGAGCCGAACTACGCCTACGTGAGCGCGCGCCTCTTGCTCGAGCGCCTGCGCGCCGAGGTGTTGAGCGGCATTCATGGGCAAGAGGTAGAAGCGCGTCCGGCAGATATGACGCGGCACTATGTCGACTACTTCCCGTTGTTCGTGGCCCGTGGCATCGACACGGGCCTGCTCGATCCGGAGCTCGCGCGCTTCGACCTGCATCGTCTCGCGTCGGCGTTGCGCCCCGAGCGAGACCTCGCGTTCCGATACCTCGGCCTGCAGACGCTGTACGATCGCTACCTGCTGCACAACGACGGTGTGCGCCTCGAGTTGCCACAGACGTTCTTCATGCGGGTGGCCATGGGACTGGCCCTGCGCGAAGTGGACCGCGAAGCGCGCGCGATCGAGTTCTACGAGCTGCTGTCGTCGTTCGATTTCATGTGCTCCACGCCAACCCTGTTCAACTCGGGCACTCCGCGGGCGCAGCTCTCGTCGTGTTTCCTCACCACGGTGCCCGACGACCTGGACGGCATCTTCAAGAGTGTGAAGGACAACGCGCTACTGGCCAAGTACTCCGGCGGTCTGGGCAACGACTGGAGCCGCGTGCGTGGCCTGGGCTCGTACATCCGGGGCACCAATGGACGCTCGCAGGGTGTGGTGCCGTTCCTCAAGGTGGCCAACGATACCGCGGTGGCCGTCAATCAGGGTGGTAAGCGCAAGGGTGCGGTGTGTGCCTACCTCGAGACGTGGCACATCGACATCGAGGACTTCCTCGACCTGCGCAAGAACACGGGTGATGATCGGCGTCGCACCCACGATATGAACACGGCGAACTGGATTCCCGACCTGTTCATGCAGCGGGTGGAAGAAGACGGCGATTGGACGCTGTTCTCTCCCGATGAAGTGCCGGACCTGCACGACCTGTACGGCCGGGCGTTTGCCGAACGCTATGTGCAGCACGAAATCCGTGCCGAGCGTGGCGAGGTGACGGTGCACAAGCGCGTGAAGGCAGTGGACCTGTGGCGCCGGATGCTCACCATGTTGTTCGAGACCGGTCACCCGTGGATCACGTTCAAGGATCCGTGCAACCTGCGCTCGCCGCAGCAGCACACGGGCGTGATTCACTCGTCGAACCTGTGCACCGAAATCACACTCAACACCTCGGACTCCGAAGTGGCGGTGTGCAACCTCGGCTCGGTGAATCTGGCCAACCATATCAGTGGTGGTGGCATCGATCGCGCGCGGCTGGCCAACACGGTGCGTACCGCCGTGCGCATGCTCGACAATGTCATCGACATCAACTTCTACACCATCCCGGAAGCACGTCGTTCGAACCTGCGGCATCGGCCCGTCGGTCTCGGGATCATGGGCTTCCAGGACGCGTTGCACATGCTGCGCGTGCCCTATGCCTCGGAAGCAGCCATCCGCTTTGCCGATGAGAGCATGGAGTTCCTGAGCTACGAGGCTATTGCGGCGTCGTCGGATCTCGCAGTGGAGCGGGGCAGCTACGGCTCGTTCAACGGTTCGCTGTGGCAGCGCGGCATCCTGCCGATCGATTCGCTGGCACTGCTCGATGCCTCCCGCGAAGGTCGGCTCGAGTGTGATCGTTCGTCGCGCCTCGACTGGAGCAGCCTGCGGGAACGTGTGCAGACGCAGGGCATCCGCAATTCGAATCTGCTGGCCATTGCCCCGACGGCGACCATCTCCAACATCTGCGGTGTGTCGCAGTCCATCGAGCCGTCGTATCGCAATCTGTTCGTGAAGTCGAACATGTCCGGCGAGTTCACCGAGGTGAACGAATACTTGGTGCAGGACCTCAAGAGCCGCGGTCTGTGGGACGAGGTGATGGTCGGTGACCTCAAGTACTTCGATGGCAGCCTGGGTCCGATCGATCGTGTGCCGGAAGATCTCAAGCAACTGTACATGACAGCCTTCGAAGTGGATTGTGCATGGCTCATCGAAGCCGCCGCACGCCGCCAGAAGTGGATCGATCAGGCGCAGTCGCTCAACCTGTACGTGGCGCGGCCGAACGGCCGTCAACTGGACACGTTGTACCGGCTGGCGTGGCGTCGTGGGCTCAAGACCACCTACTATCTCCGCTCGCAGGCGGCCACGCACGTGGAGAAGAGCACGCTCACGCGCACCGACGGCAAGCTCAATGCGGTTGCCGTGGCAGCGGCGCAGACGGTGAGCGCCATCGAAGCCGTGACGGCGCCCGCATGCTCCATCGACAATCCGGATTGCGAGGCCTGCCAGTGA
- the guaA gene encoding glutamine-hydrolyzing GMP synthase: protein MNSRILILDCGSQFTQLIARRVREARVYSEIHPPTKSLDWIRAWKPTGIILSGGPSSVTDEGAPTIPPALLDVAPVLGVCYGMQLIAHLEGGSVVGGGRREYGRAEVTVDEASGMFAGFTAGEKTTVWMSHGDHVEQVPPGYVATAHSGNTCAGFRHKTKPIHAVQFHAEVHHSARGAEIIENFLFDICHCAPDWTPGHFIDLEVAKIREMVGDRQVICGLSGGVDSSVAAALVHKAIGDQLTCIFVDTGLLRLHEREQVERTMRAHLGIKLITVRAEDRFLNGLAGEGDPEKKRKIIGHTFIDVFEDASAEAGKNAEFLVQGTLYPDVIESVSAKGGPSATIKTHHNVGGLKPDMKFKLIEPLRELFKDEVRNVGRELGLPEEMVGRHPFPGPGLAIRVLGEVTPHALDVLRRSDAIYLEEIRAAGLYPDIWQAFAVFLPVKSVGVMGDGRTYENVVALRAVTSTDGMTADWYPFPYEVLGRISNRIINEVDGVNRVVYDISSKPPATIEWE, encoded by the coding sequence ATGAACAGCCGTATCCTCATCCTCGATTGTGGTTCGCAGTTCACACAGCTCATCGCCCGCCGTGTGCGCGAAGCGCGTGTGTACTCCGAAATCCATCCGCCCACCAAGTCACTCGACTGGATCCGGGCCTGGAAGCCCACCGGCATCATCCTGTCGGGCGGGCCGAGTTCCGTCACCGATGAGGGTGCGCCCACCATTCCGCCGGCGCTGCTCGATGTCGCACCCGTGCTGGGGGTGTGCTACGGCATGCAGCTCATCGCGCACCTCGAAGGTGGTTCGGTGGTGGGTGGTGGTCGTCGTGAGTACGGCCGCGCCGAAGTGACGGTGGATGAAGCGTCGGGCATGTTTGCCGGCTTCACAGCGGGTGAGAAGACTACGGTGTGGATGAGCCACGGCGATCATGTGGAGCAGGTGCCGCCGGGCTACGTGGCTACGGCACACAGCGGCAACACCTGCGCCGGGTTCCGTCACAAGACCAAGCCCATTCATGCCGTGCAGTTCCACGCCGAGGTACATCACTCGGCGCGTGGCGCGGAGATCATCGAGAACTTCCTGTTCGATATCTGTCACTGCGCGCCCGATTGGACACCTGGTCATTTCATCGACCTCGAAGTGGCCAAGATCCGTGAGATGGTCGGTGACCGTCAGGTGATCTGCGGCCTGTCCGGCGGCGTGGATTCGAGCGTGGCAGCGGCACTGGTACACAAGGCCATCGGTGATCAGCTCACCTGCATCTTCGTGGACACCGGTCTGCTGCGCCTGCATGAACGCGAGCAGGTGGAACGCACGATGCGTGCCCACCTGGGCATCAAGCTCATCACGGTGCGCGCCGAGGACCGCTTCCTGAACGGGCTGGCTGGCGAAGGCGACCCGGAGAAGAAGCGCAAAATCATCGGGCACACGTTCATCGACGTGTTCGAGGATGCATCGGCCGAGGCCGGGAAGAACGCCGAGTTCCTGGTGCAGGGCACACTGTATCCCGACGTGATCGAGTCGGTGAGTGCCAAGGGTGGTCCGTCGGCGACCATCAAGACGCACCACAACGTGGGTGGCCTCAAGCCGGACATGAAGTTCAAGCTCATCGAACCACTGCGCGAACTGTTCAAGGACGAAGTGCGCAATGTGGGCCGCGAGCTGGGTCTGCCCGAAGAGATGGTGGGTCGCCACCCGTTCCCGGGGCCTGGTCTCGCCATTCGTGTGCTGGGTGAAGTCACGCCGCATGCGCTCGATGTGCTGCGCCGCTCCGATGCGATCTATCTCGAAGAGATTCGTGCAGCGGGTTTGTATCCCGACATCTGGCAGGCGTTTGCGGTGTTCCTGCCGGTCAAGTCCGTGGGGGTGATGGGCGACGGGCGCACCTACGAAAACGTGGTGGCACTGCGTGCGGTGACCAGCACCGATGGCATGACGGCGGACTGGTATCCGTTCCCGTATGAAGTGCTCGGACGCATTTCGAATCGCATCATCAACGAAGTCGATGGTGTGAATCGGGTGGTGTATGACATCAGCTCGAAGCCGCCGGCGACGATCGAGTGGGAGTAG
- the lysA gene encoding diaminopimelate decarboxylase: MSDSGFDRRQGVLHAEGVPLPTIAAAVGTPAYVYCAGTIRARYERLAHAFEGVPHRIHFAMKANSNLAVLRLLQELGAGVDIVSGGELYRAREAGFTGRDVVFSGVGKTVQEIEQALDDRVLLINVESEAELVTIDAVAARKGVVAPIAIRVNPEVTVETPHAYIRTGEKGQKFGIPRDDITRLVSLIRELPHIALRGLGMHLGSQIGNADPLRDALPRLLVAVEAARAEGHDVRYLDVGGGLSVPYEPDERDADVEDYAQIVRAAATETGLTLLLEPGRYIVAEAGTLLTQVLYRKHAAGKDFIVTDAGMSDLIRPALYQAYHAIEAVVDTTRTITADVVGPICESGDFFAKNRELPDVSAGELLAIRTTGAYGYTMTSNYNSRPRAVEVLADGSRFAIITERERYEDLVRLERAHLQWRTT; encoded by the coding sequence ATGTCAGACTCCGGATTTGATCGTCGGCAGGGCGTGCTGCACGCGGAAGGCGTGCCACTGCCGACGATCGCGGCGGCTGTGGGAACGCCCGCCTATGTGTATTGCGCCGGCACCATTCGTGCGCGGTACGAGCGGCTCGCCCATGCCTTCGAGGGCGTGCCGCATCGCATTCACTTCGCGATGAAGGCCAACTCCAACCTCGCCGTGCTGCGCCTGCTGCAGGAGCTCGGTGCGGGCGTGGACATCGTCTCAGGCGGCGAGTTGTATCGCGCGCGCGAGGCCGGCTTCACGGGCCGCGATGTGGTGTTCAGCGGCGTTGGCAAGACCGTGCAGGAAATCGAGCAGGCGCTCGATGATCGGGTGTTGCTGATCAACGTGGAGTCTGAGGCGGAGCTCGTCACCATCGACGCCGTGGCAGCCCGCAAGGGTGTGGTGGCACCGATTGCCATCCGGGTGAACCCCGAGGTAACGGTGGAGACACCACACGCCTACATCCGCACCGGCGAGAAGGGGCAGAAGTTTGGCATCCCGCGCGACGACATCACGCGTCTGGTGTCCCTCATCCGCGAACTGCCGCACATTGCGCTGCGCGGCCTGGGCATGCACCTCGGCTCGCAGATCGGGAACGCCGATCCGCTGCGTGATGCGCTGCCACGTCTGTTGGTAGCCGTGGAAGCGGCACGTGCCGAAGGACACGACGTGCGCTACCTCGATGTGGGTGGTGGACTGTCGGTGCCATACGAACCCGACGAACGCGATGCCGACGTGGAGGACTACGCGCAGATCGTGCGCGCTGCCGCCACGGAAACCGGATTGACCTTGTTGCTCGAACCCGGCCGGTACATTGTGGCCGAAGCAGGCACGCTGCTGACGCAGGTGTTGTATCGCAAGCACGCGGCCGGCAAGGACTTCATTGTCACCGATGCCGGCATGAGTGATCTCATCCGGCCGGCGCTGTATCAGGCGTATCACGCCATCGAAGCGGTGGTGGATACGACCCGCACGATCACCGCCGATGTGGTTGGACCCATTTGCGAATCAGGCGACTTCTTCGCCAAGAATCGCGAACTGCCCGATGTGTCGGCCGGCGAGTTGCTCGCCATCCGCACCACCGGCGCGTATGGCTACACCATGACGTCGAATTACAATTCCCGTCCGCGTGCCGTGGAAGTGCTCGCCGACGGTTCCCGCTTTGCCATCATCACGGAACGCGAGCGCTACGAGGATCTCGTGCGACTCGAGCGTGCCCACCTCCAGTGGAGAACCACCTGA
- the hisS gene encoding histidine--tRNA ligase, producing MSHKPLPGFRDFYPDQFAERAHIFDTWRRIVRRYAFQEYDGPPLEPLELYTQKSGDEIVTQLYNFVDKGERPVAMRPEMTPTFARMVGARAQALRKPVRWFSLPQLFRYERTQKGRLREHFQLNVDIVGEADVMTDAELVSVAIEIMRAFGLTHTDVRARVSDRRLLNGLLEHLAIAEPTWPAVYAVLDKLERQPREVSAEKLAEAGIAGDTAEVILGFTSLDFATVQARYGDAPAVKPHLDRFAQYLAHCDALGVGAWMRFDLTIVRGLAYYTGIVFELFDNVGEFRAICGGGRYDNLLKSLGGTDLPALGFGMGDVVIGELLRSRGLLQVSATPPAYWVAQSPDAPDAPAAALRTASALRSAECIVEYALKSQKLDKQLEAGRKAGAGAFVIVDPSSADAPWRIRRAGHDDQTFFTLEALTAWASSHSGTPA from the coding sequence ATGTCACACAAGCCGCTCCCGGGTTTCCGAGACTTCTACCCAGACCAGTTCGCCGAGCGAGCCCACATCTTCGACACCTGGCGCCGCATCGTGCGGCGCTATGCGTTTCAGGAGTACGATGGGCCGCCGCTCGAGCCACTCGAACTCTACACGCAGAAGAGTGGCGACGAGATCGTCACGCAGCTCTACAACTTCGTCGACAAGGGTGAGCGTCCGGTGGCCATGCGCCCCGAGATGACACCCACGTTCGCGCGCATGGTTGGCGCACGCGCGCAGGCGCTGCGCAAGCCGGTGCGTTGGTTCTCGCTGCCGCAGCTCTTCCGCTACGAGCGCACGCAGAAGGGTCGCCTGCGTGAGCACTTCCAGCTCAACGTCGACATCGTCGGTGAAGCCGATGTGATGACCGATGCGGAACTCGTGTCGGTGGCCATCGAGATCATGCGTGCCTTCGGGCTCACGCACACCGATGTGCGCGCGCGCGTGAGCGATCGCCGGTTGCTCAACGGACTGCTGGAGCATCTCGCGATCGCCGAACCGACGTGGCCCGCCGTGTATGCGGTGCTGGACAAACTCGAGCGACAGCCGCGCGAGGTGTCGGCCGAGAAGCTCGCCGAGGCCGGCATTGCCGGCGATACGGCTGAAGTGATTCTCGGCTTCACGTCGCTCGACTTTGCGACGGTGCAGGCACGCTATGGTGATGCGCCGGCGGTGAAACCGCATCTCGATCGCTTCGCGCAGTATCTCGCGCATTGTGATGCGCTGGGCGTGGGCGCGTGGATGCGCTTCGATCTCACGATCGTGCGTGGTCTCGCGTACTACACGGGCATCGTGTTCGAGCTGTTCGACAACGTTGGCGAGTTTCGCGCCATCTGCGGCGGCGGTCGGTACGACAATCTGCTCAAGTCGCTGGGGGGCACCGATCTGCCGGCATTGGGCTTTGGCATGGGTGACGTGGTGATCGGCGAATTGCTGCGCTCACGAGGCCTGCTGCAGGTGTCCGCGACGCCGCCAGCGTATTGGGTGGCGCAGTCACCGGACGCTCCGGATGCACCGGCCGCTGCACTGCGCACGGCGTCGGCGCTGCGTAGCGCCGAGTGCATCGTGGAATACGCCCTCAAGTCCCAGAAGCTCGACAAACAACTCGAGGCCGGGCGCAAGGCTGGCGCCGGTGCCTTTGTCATCGTCGATCCGTCGAGCGCCGATGCGCCGTGGCGCATTCGCCGCGCCGGCCATGACGACCAGACGTTCTTCACGCTCGAGGCCCTGACGGCCTGGGCGTCCTCGCATTCCGGAACACCCGCATGA